The following are encoded together in the Acipenser ruthenus chromosome 24, fAciRut3.2 maternal haplotype, whole genome shotgun sequence genome:
- the LOC131700491 gene encoding glyoxalase domain-containing protein 4-like, which yields MALRRALHFVFKVGDRPKTATFFREVLGMKILRHEEFEEGCKATCNGPYDGRWSKTMVGYGAEDDHFVAELTYNYGVGEYRLGSDFLGLTLQSSQAVSNARKLGWPLAEAGEGTYVAEVPGGYKFYLVDKEQPATDPVQKVTLGVSDLQRSTRYWSALLGMKVYERNEDKKTVLLGYADHQCKLELQDIGAAVDRGTAFGRIAFSCPREQLPEIEALVKKESWKILTPLVSLDTPGKATVEVVILADPDDHEICFVGDEAFRELSKVDPNGDTLLDNAMAADKSDEWFAKHKKQKASA from the exons ATGGCTCTTAGACGGGCTTTGCATTTTGTCTTTAAAGTAGGAGACAGACCCAAGACTGCCACCTTCTTCAGGGAAGTGCTCGGCATGAAA ATCTTACGACATGAGGAATTTGAAGAGGGCTGTAAAGCTACATGTAATGG CCCCTATGACGGGAGGTGGAGTAAGACCATGGTCGGGTACGGGGCAGAAGACGATCACTTTGTGGCTGAGCTCACCTATAACTACGGCGTGGGAGAGTACAGGCTTGGCAGTGACTTCTTG GGCCTGACCCTGCAGTCCAGTCAGGCGGTCAGCAATGCCAGGAAGCTGGGCTGGCCGCTGGCAGAGGCCGGGGAGGGGACGTACGTGGCGGAGGTGCCGGGGGGGTATAAATTCTACCTGGTGGACAAGGAGCAGCCTGCTACAG ATCCGGTGCAGAAAGTGACCCTGGGGGTGTCTGATCTTCAGCGTTCCACACGGTACTGGTCAGCCCTCCTCGGGATGAAGGTCTACGAGAGGAACGAAGACAAGAAGACTGTCCTGCTGGGATACGCTGACCACCAG TGTAAGCTGGAGCTGCAGGACATCGGTGCGGCTGTGGACCGCGGGACGGCATTCGGGAGGATCGCTTTCTCCTGTCCCAGAGAGCAG CTGCCTGAGATTGAAGCCCTGGTTAAGAAGGAGAGCTGGAAGATCCTGACCCCGCTGGTCAGTCTGGACACCCCAGGGAAGGCCACGGTGGAGGTGGTGATTCTGGCCGATCCG GATGACCACGAGATCTGTTTTGTGGGGGATGAGGCGTTCCGAGAGCTTTCTAAAGTGGACCCCAACGGAGACACTCTGCTAGAcaat GCGATGGCAGCTGACAAAAGTGACGAATGGTTTGCCAAGCACAAGAAGCAGAAAGCCTCTGCGTAG
- the LOC117429142 gene encoding rRNA methyltransferase 3, mitochondrial-like: MQNIGSNIQHICTINKRQASTLLWCRAQCSTVSLVHLSVLSEKSKVAVQPIRSLRKETLTANMAAFMRGVSRGQTAVETFTFLTIRANQTIDAKRYVRALRRTPVKVIYPESEAAETKTRKTTAKVKDQSKADQFDNKTLPKYWRPGGDDNSKTKPKPQPSETNEKRPRPTQPFNSEPLKNSVRANTPPKDTRDRDELEGLRYDKAYPGDKRLAKVVTIVKSRRFREQHGKILLEGRRLITDALGSGAVLQTLFFSSLDALKELPLDKLRRVNLIKVKFDHIKVWSDLVTPQGIMAIFARPDHSKMTYPAEQLEHSLPLSLICDNIRDPGNLGTILRCAAGAGCSRALLTKGCVDVWEPKVLRAAMGAHFRLPVIPNLEWDEIPNYLPSSTTVHLADNCSSPSESRGSDRLKAGDYGWVSSRPNPKRIGFEEHSLDSDSDSDSDSDSDLSLPEVEAQLYHEGWAQNQTALVIGGETHGLSLEALRLAERTEGRRLVVPMVPGVDSLNSAMAASILLFEGKRQLKAERSSPTQKVQRQ, from the exons ATGCAGAACATAGGTTCAAATATTCAACATATATGCACCATTAATAAAAGACAAGCATCGACATTATTATGGTGCAGGGCGCAGTGCTCGACTGTATCCTTGGTGCATCTAAGTGTCCTGAGTGAAAAGTCAAAGGTCGCCGTACAGCCAATCAGATCGCTGAGAAAGGAGACGCTCACGGCCAACATGGCGGCGTTCATGAGAGGCGTGAGTCGCGGCCAGACAGCGGTCGAAAcgtttacatttttaacaatCCGAGCAAATCAAACGATCGACGCGAAGAGATATGTCAGGGCCCTCCGACGAACACCCGTCAAAGTGATATATCCAGAAAGCGAGGCCGCGGAAACGAAAACGAGAAAAACGACCGCGAAAGTAAAGGACCAGTCCAAAGCCGACCAGTTTGACAATAAGACGCTCCCGAAGTACTGGAGACCAGGAGGAGACGACAACAGCAAAACCAAACCAAAGCCGCAGCCCAGTGAGACCAACGAGAAGAGACCGAGACCGACACAGCCTTTCAATTCGGAACCGCTGAAAAACAGCGTCCGAGCGAACACGCCTCCCAAAGACACACGGGACAGAGACGAACTCGAGGGGCTGAGATACGACAAAGCCTACCCAGGAGACAAGAGATTAGC GAAGGTGGTGACTATCGTGAAGTCGAGGAGGTTTCGGGAGCAGCATGGAAAGATCTTGCTGGAAGGCCGGCGGCTGATCACGGACGCGCTGGGATCCGGGGCGGTGCTGCAGACGCTCTTCTTCAGCTCGCTCGACGCGCTCAAGGAGCTGCCGCTGGACAAGCTGCGGAGGGTCAACCTCATCAAAGTGAAGTTCGACCACATCAAGGTCTGGTCAGATCTCGTCACGCCGCAGGGCATCATGG CTATCTTTGCCAGGCCAGATCACTCAAAGATGACCTACCCTGCCGAGCAGCTGGAGCACTCCCTGCCCCTGTCGCTGATCTGCGACAACATCCGGGACCCGGGGAATCTGGGAACCATCCTGCGGTGTGCAGCCGGAGCGGGGTGCAGCAGAGCGCTCCTCACCAAGG GTTGCGTGGATGTTTGGGAGCCCAAGGTGCTGCGGGCCGCTATGGGGGCTCACTTCCGACTCCCCGTCATCCCTAACCTGGAGTGGGACGAGATTCCAAACTACCTCCCCAGCAGTACTACCGTCCACCTAGCAGATAACTGCAGCTCCCCCTCGGAGAGCCGGGGCTCGGACAGGCTCAAAGCCGGGGACTATGGGTGGGTGTCCAGCCGACCAAACCCAAAGAGAATCGGGTTCGAGGAGCACAGCCTGGACTCGGATTCAGACTcggactctgactctgactcggACCTCTCCCTTCCTGAAGTGGAGGCCCAGCTGTACCACGAGGGCTGGGCACAGAACCAGACCGCCCTGGTGATTGGTGGAGAGACTCACGGGCTGAGCCTGGAGGCCCTCCGATTGGCCGAGAGGACGGAGGGTAGAAGGCTGGTGGTCCCCATGGTCCCGGGGGTGGACAGTTTGAACTCGGCCATGGCGGCCAGCATTCTGCTCTTCGAAGGAAAGAGGCAGCTGAAGGCAGAGAGATCCAGCCCGACACAGAAGGTGCAGAGACAGTGA
- the LOC117963272 gene encoding nucleoredoxin-like, with the protein MSEFLVSLLGERLVNSEKAEVDVQSLGSKLSLVGLYFGCSLNGPCKQFNASLSEFYNKFKKSSENRDKLEIVFISSDQDQKLWQEFLQEMQWPALPFKEKHKKMKLWNRYKVTSVPSLVFLDALTGKIVCRNGLLVVRDDPEGLEFPWGPKPFGEVVAGPLIRSSGQVSDGSALEGSFVGVYFSAHWCPPCRSLSRVLVESYRTVKEAGQKFEIVFVSADRSEESFTQYFSEMPWVAVPYADEGRRSRLNRLYGIQGIPTLILLDTEGKVITRQGRVEVLNDLECRAFPWHPRPVLELNESNAVQLNEGPCLVLFVDAEEEGELEPAKELIQPIAEKIIAKYKAKDEETPLLFFVAGEDDMSDSLRDYTNLPEAAPLLTILDMSARAKYVKDVEEITPAIVEQFVGDFLAEKLKPEPI; encoded by the exons ATGTCGGAATTTCTGGTGAGCTTGCTCGGGGAGCGGCTCGTCAACAGCGAGAAAGCCGAGGTGGATGTGCAGTCTCTGGGCAGCAAGCTGTCGCTGGTCGGGCTCTACTTCGGCTGCAGCCTGAACGGCCCGTGCAAGCAGTTCAACGCCAGCCTCAGCGAGTTTTACAACAAGTTTAAAAAATCCTCAGAAAACAGAGACAAGCTGGAGATCGTGTTTATTTCATCCGACCAGGATCAGAAGCTCTGGCAGGAGtttctgcaagaaatgcaatggCCTGCATTGCCTTTCAAAGAGAAGCACAAAAAG ATGAAGCTGTGGAACAGGTACAAGGTGACCAGCGTGCCCTCCCTGGTGTTCCTGGACGCGCTGACGGGGAAGATCGTGTGCCGGAACGGGCTGCTGGTGGTGCGGGACGACCCAGAAG GTCTGGAGTTCCCGTGGGGGCCCAAGCCGTTCGGGGAGGTGGTGGCAGGACCTTTGATCCGAAGCAGCGGGCAGGTATCGGACGGCAGTGCCCTGGAGGGCTCCTTCGTTGGGGTGTATTTCTCTGCACACTGG TGCCCCCCCTGCAGGAGTCTCTCACGAGTGCTGGTGGAGTCGTACCGGACAGTTAAAGAGGCGGGTCAGAAGTTCGAGATCGTCTTCGTCAGCGCTGacag GTCTGAAGAGTCCTTCACACAGTATTTCAGTGAGATGCCGTGGGTAGCCGTTCCGTACGCAGACGAGGGCAGGAGGTCGCGGCTCAATCGTCTTTACGGAATACAAG GTATCCCCACTCTGATTCTTCTGGACACAGAGGGGAAGGTGATCACACGACAGGGCCGGGTGGAGGTGCTGAATGACCTCGAGTGCCGAGCGTTCCCCTGGCACCCCAGACCCGTCCTGGAGCTCAACGAATCCAACGCAGTGCAGCTGAACGAGGGGCCCTGCCTCGTGCTCTTTGTAG ACGCTGAGGAGGAGGGGGAACTAGAACCTGCCAAGGAGCTGATCCAGCCAATCGCAGAGAAGATTATTGCCAAGTACAAAGCCAAGGATGAGGAGACGCCACTCCTGTTCTTTGTTGCTGGAGAG GATGACATGAGCGACTCGCTGCGCGATTACACCAACCTGCCAGAGGCGGCTCCACTGCTCACCATCCTGGACATGTCGGCCCGCGCCAAATACGTGAAAGACGTGGAGGAGATCACGCCAGCCATCGTGGAACAGTTCGTGGGAGACTTCCTGGCTGAGAAACTCAAACCCGAACCCATCTGA